A window from Carassius gibelio isolate Cgi1373 ecotype wild population from Czech Republic chromosome B3, carGib1.2-hapl.c, whole genome shotgun sequence encodes these proteins:
- the LOC127951858 gene encoding cyclin-F-like, giving the protein MQAHRGSFLATPTAELSPHEETLLGDILDWSLDTSCSGYEGDQESEGEKDGKISAMEVQMEPVLECADRQTHCCTLSSDDDSLCEEHTEEEELMGGSSSSSSSSTDRRSSGYSSIQSVPSPSVSNSLVSPQNPAGFLLLLPPA; this is encoded by the exons ATGCAGGCGCACCGGGGCAGCTTCCTGGCCACGCCCACAGCCGAACTGTCCCCTCATGAGGAGACGCTGCTGGGTGACATCCTGGACTGGAGCCTGGACACCTCCTGCTCCGGCTACGAGGGCGACCAGGAGAGCGAGGGCGAGAAGGACGGAAAAA TTTCGGCTATGGAGGTGCAGATGGAGCCTGTGCTCGAGTGCGCTGACAGACAGACGCATTGTTGTACGCTCTCCAGTGATGACGACAGTCTTTGTGAAGAGCACACTGAGGAGGAGGAGTTGATGGGTGGgagctcctcttcctcctcctcgagCACAGACCGCCGCAGCTCAGGCTACTCATCCATCCAAAGCGTTCCCAGTCCATCTGTCTCTAACTCTCTGGTCTCTCCTCAAAATCCCGCCGGTTTTCTTCTCCTGCTGCCACCTGCGTAA